A window of the Paenibacillus woosongensis genome harbors these coding sequences:
- a CDS encoding ABC transporter permease, with the protein MMAPIIYLTGEELRKLFRGGKLKVLLTLSFLIGVIFVLIGERVGLSGNLPVTALELLLAVVLPLFMVSLGSDLMAGEFKDGTIKNALKLPVSREALFIGKILAGWTAGALIVLSVFVPTFIVNIVLKGMSSLSTLGVTMAEVGGAILFCGLLVVLANSVSLWTGSGGVGMVVGIVLWMTMGLVGFFQPQLNRFFLTDFADWLHPLLYRGDFGPSVTALLFMTAYYIMGIITGLLAFQKKEV; encoded by the coding sequence ATGATGGCACCCATTATTTATCTCACTGGAGAAGAGCTGCGCAAGCTGTTCCGCGGAGGCAAGCTGAAAGTACTGCTGACGCTCTCCTTCCTGATCGGTGTGATCTTCGTCTTGATCGGCGAACGCGTCGGACTGAGCGGGAACCTGCCGGTGACCGCGCTGGAGCTGCTGCTGGCAGTCGTTCTGCCCTTGTTCATGGTTTCGCTTGGCAGCGACCTCATGGCGGGCGAATTTAAGGATGGCACCATCAAGAATGCGCTGAAGCTTCCGGTCAGCCGGGAGGCCCTTTTTATAGGAAAAATACTTGCAGGATGGACGGCGGGCGCCTTGATTGTCCTAAGTGTGTTTGTCCCAACGTTTATCGTAAACATCGTGCTTAAAGGCATGTCTTCCCTGTCCACGCTTGGGGTGACTATGGCCGAGGTCGGCGGCGCGATCCTCTTCTGCGGCTTGTTAGTGGTGCTGGCTAACAGTGTGTCCTTGTGGACGGGGAGCGGCGGGGTCGGAATGGTCGTCGGCATTGTGCTGTGGATGACGATGGGCCTCGTTGGATTTTTCCAGCCGCAGTTGAACCGGTTCTTCCTAACAGACTTCGCGGATTGGTTGCATCCGCTCCTGTATAGAGGCGATTTCGGACCGTCTGTAACGGCATTGCTTTTTATGACAGCTTACTATATTATGGGCATTATTACGGGCTTGCTAGCCTTTCAAAAGAAAGAAGTCTAA
- a CDS encoding GNAT family N-acetyltransferase, whose product MVCDDTLRACYLGTVSIHPRARGEGHMKALMDMWLEELRNTCDMVVLYGQRQRYEYFGFTLGGVKFKYFVGGANVRHGLKQVKGLSNA is encoded by the coding sequence ATGGTATGTGACGATACGCTGCGAGCTTGCTATTTGGGTACGGTATCGATCCATCCACGGGCGCGTGGCGAAGGGCATATGAAGGCGCTCATGGACATGTGGCTTGAAGAACTGCGCAACACATGTGATATGGTTGTATTATATGGCCAGCGACAGAGATATGAGTATTTCGGCTTCACTCTTGGCGGTGTAAAGTTCAAGTATTTCGTAGGAGGGGCTAACGTGCGCCATGGTTTAAAACAGGTGAAAGGCTTATCTAACGCTTAA
- a CDS encoding response regulator transcription factor yields the protein MSKRKVLIVEDDQAIAELERDYLEVHGYEVTLRADGNEALKEALEQEYDLIILDVMLPGMDGFDLLRRIRETKFIPVLMVSARKEDIDKIRGLGLGADDYVTKPFSPSELVARVRAHLERYDRLTGVAVGAGAPPTRKRRELNIHGLVIQVDARRVTLHGKEVSLTAKEFDLLLFLAENPDRVYSKDALLDKVWGIENFGDSATVTVHVGKIRDKIQKDPSQHQFIETVWGAGYRFKV from the coding sequence ATGTCGAAGCGGAAGGTGTTAATCGTCGAGGATGACCAAGCGATCGCGGAGTTGGAGCGGGACTACCTCGAAGTTCATGGTTATGAGGTTACCCTTCGGGCAGACGGCAACGAGGCGCTCAAGGAAGCGCTGGAGCAAGAATACGACCTGATCATTCTGGACGTCATGCTGCCTGGTATGGACGGCTTTGATCTGTTGCGGCGGATCCGGGAAACGAAGTTTATTCCGGTACTAATGGTCTCCGCCCGCAAGGAGGATATCGACAAGATCAGGGGATTGGGGTTAGGCGCGGATGATTACGTGACCAAGCCGTTCAGCCCGTCGGAGCTTGTTGCGCGGGTACGGGCACATCTCGAACGGTATGACCGTTTGACGGGGGTTGCGGTTGGCGCCGGTGCCCCGCCGACCCGGAAGCGGCGCGAGCTGAACATCCACGGACTTGTGATTCAGGTCGATGCCAGGCGGGTGACGCTGCATGGGAAGGAAGTCTCGCTCACGGCAAAAGAGTTTGATCTGCTGCTCTTCCTCGCGGAAAACCCGGATCGGGTATACTCCAAGGATGCGCTGCTGGATAAGGTTTGGGGGATCGAGAACTTCGGCGATTCCGCCACGGTCACGGTCCATGTCGGAAAGATTCGTGACAAGATCCAGAAGGACCCGTCGCAG
- a CDS encoding ABC transporter ATP-binding protein codes for MFEVCDLTKVYPGGRGIQGLNLTVHPGEVAALLGPNGAGKTTALQAMAGWVTADRGEARWNGVSVAERPDLTKLHMGLMIGEPAPYGYLTGSDYLKLYSRLYPGIDEARVQQTLELVGMSRHQKIKIKKYSTGMKQRIELASGLLHRPKLLMLDEPFSGMDIEGRREMTAMLRGLVAETGMSVVISSHQVHEIEDWITHACIIYEGKQIGTSSVAQIRESFASVEDYYLYCTAKERGGAA; via the coding sequence ATGTTTGAAGTCTGCGATCTTACAAAGGTCTACCCCGGCGGCCGAGGCATCCAGGGGCTTAACCTCACCGTACATCCCGGTGAGGTTGCAGCCTTGCTGGGGCCGAACGGTGCCGGGAAGACGACAGCGCTGCAGGCGATGGCCGGCTGGGTCACAGCCGACCGCGGGGAAGCGCGCTGGAACGGCGTCTCCGTCGCGGAGCGGCCGGATCTGACGAAGCTGCACATGGGCCTGATGATTGGCGAGCCGGCCCCTTACGGCTACTTGACAGGAAGCGATTATCTGAAGCTGTACTCCAGGCTGTATCCGGGTATCGACGAAGCGCGTGTCCAACAGACGCTGGAACTCGTGGGCATGTCCAGGCACCAAAAGATCAAGATCAAGAAATACTCCACCGGCATGAAGCAGCGGATCGAGCTTGCCAGCGGGCTGCTCCACCGGCCGAAGCTCCTGATGCTGGATGAGCCGTTCTCCGGCATGGACATCGAGGGACGCCGGGAGATGACGGCCATGCTGCGAGGCCTTGTGGCCGAGACGGGTATGAGCGTGGTCATCTCTTCTCATCAGGTACACGAAATCGAAGATTGGATTACGCATGCTTGCATTATTTATGAGGGAAAACAGATCGGTACCTCAAGCGTTGCCCAGATTCGAGAGTCGTTCGCCAGCGTTGAGGACTACTATTTGTACTGTACAGCCAAGGAAAGGGGCGGAGCCGCATGA
- a CDS encoding GNAT family N-acetyltransferase: protein MLKEQSFLLAQDREKVIGFMSFRPHYMYEDLNDRVETIYVTTVIVDQKYRGQGITTHLYTEIEEITKQRKLPIMTRTWSTNDSHIRVLHNIRMQEVNRIKDGRGRGLDTVYYRKDV, encoded by the coding sequence ATGTTGAAGGAGCAATCCTTTTTGCTGGCACAGGATCGAGAGAAAGTGATCGGATTCATGTCCTTTCGCCCGCATTATATGTATGAAGATTTGAACGACCGTGTTGAAACGATCTATGTTACGACAGTGATCGTGGATCAAAAGTATCGCGGCCAAGGAATCACGACGCACTTGTATACGGAAATAGAGGAAATAACAAAGCAAAGGAAACTGCCCATCATGACTAGAACTTGGTCAACGAACGACAGCCACATTCGAGTCTTGCATAACATCAGGATGCAGGAAGTCAACAGAATCAAAGACGGACGAGGTCGTGGTCTTGACACCGTTTACTACCGTAAGGATGTATAG
- a CDS encoding methyl-accepting chemotaxis protein → MDRLDSVFLQRNKLLTNVLWGIIGIFTIFLVSTGNYESIWILGVGALLAASLTVLNRIRKCIRLTPYLFGGLMILLLIFGIYDVQNPVLDVYFILSAFLLIYPNYKPILLFNIVNLVGLNAKVWLGGGDVSAMISSNIMLIFYGIMTIVAARLNERLFVGAEQRSQEAMQAKSIADSLLQELKHSIQVLNEFYRNLKHHVDHSGQLTKEITIGFSEVAKGIESQAASITDISDTIQESHRDVQMMTDSSEAMKRLSDQTVEATVTGNEQVQKLNDQISQVNDIFQDIIVEVKELNEQIMKIDEMSNTIGEIANQTNLLALNAAIEAARAGEHGQGFAVVSTEVRKLAEHSRLSTESISNIIKEIDVGMKALTEKVAIGNAAVSESMISSSESEQVFHRIAMDAREVSAQASEVEEKSKSFRASSNSIVTEVASISSVTEQSTAAVQQIMASMDDQRAMVEEIIKSFNELEMLIGKLTEFTEFTE, encoded by the coding sequence TTGGACAGACTTGATTCGGTATTTTTGCAAAGAAATAAGCTGCTTACGAATGTGTTATGGGGAATTATTGGTATTTTTACGATTTTCCTTGTGTCAACAGGAAACTATGAAAGTATTTGGATTTTGGGTGTTGGCGCATTGCTTGCTGCTTCCCTTACCGTCCTCAATCGAATTCGGAAATGTATACGATTAACGCCATATCTGTTTGGCGGGCTCATGATTCTCCTGCTCATTTTTGGCATATATGACGTTCAGAATCCTGTATTAGACGTATATTTCATTCTCTCCGCTTTTCTGCTTATTTATCCCAACTATAAACCGATCTTGCTATTCAACATAGTGAACCTGGTTGGTCTCAATGCCAAAGTATGGCTAGGAGGTGGCGATGTATCCGCTATGATATCCTCGAATATCATGTTGATTTTTTATGGAATCATGACAATCGTTGCAGCCAGATTGAACGAGCGGCTATTTGTCGGGGCTGAACAGCGCAGCCAGGAGGCCATGCAGGCCAAATCGATAGCAGATTCATTACTGCAAGAGCTGAAGCATTCCATCCAAGTATTGAATGAATTTTATCGTAATCTCAAGCATCATGTCGATCACTCGGGCCAATTAACGAAGGAAATAACAATTGGTTTCTCGGAGGTTGCGAAAGGCATTGAATCCCAAGCGGCAAGTATTACCGATATTTCAGATACGATTCAAGAATCACATCGGGATGTTCAAATGATGACGGATAGTTCAGAGGCCATGAAACGGCTTTCTGACCAAACGGTTGAGGCGACGGTGACAGGGAATGAGCAAGTACAAAAGCTGAACGATCAGATTTCTCAAGTGAACGATATATTCCAGGACATCATTGTGGAAGTGAAGGAATTAAACGAGCAAATTATGAAGATTGATGAGATGTCTAACACCATTGGGGAAATTGCCAATCAAACCAACTTGCTGGCGCTGAATGCGGCGATCGAAGCAGCCCGGGCGGGAGAGCATGGACAAGGATTTGCGGTCGTATCTACGGAAGTCAGAAAATTGGCTGAGCATTCACGTCTATCAACCGAGAGCATTTCGAATATCATTAAAGAAATCGATGTAGGCATGAAGGCGCTAACCGAAAAGGTCGCCATAGGGAATGCGGCAGTAAGCGAAAGTATGATATCTTCCTCGGAATCGGAACAAGTATTCCATCGTATTGCGATGGATGCGCGCGAGGTTTCGGCGCAGGCATCCGAGGTAGAAGAGAAGTCCAAATCATTCCGGGCTTCATCCAATTCCATCGTCACTGAAGTTGCCTCCATTTCAAGTGTGACCGAGCAATCTACAGCGGCTGTACAGCAAATCATGGCCAGCATGGATGACCAACGAGCAATGGTTGAGGAAATCATTAAAAGTTTCAATGAGCTGGAAATGCTTATAGGTAAACTTACGGAATTTACGGAATTTACGGAATGA
- a CDS encoding sensor histidine kinase: MSIRLKLILTYIIGIILTAVIVTATGIGVVTAFLSYFANSIVKEQTAGDAIHRGIDLFVDLRYAERYMPEELASPSFAEQIGDRLEPFGGFVVVQQGDQWASYGKLREGEAFLAQMQKNISTAGKHADEAFVMSEWKGRNLLSVRYDFPGMDDPLSYYLIADVTETGTRDNQFHILVFLVIAVIFGIILVPLIWITTKDIVRPLRQLEQGSRRIAEGDLNFSLHSEVRNEVGSVIRSYEKMRSELQRAIGAQLAMEESRKQLISNISHDLKTPLTSIKGYVEGIREGVANDPEKLRKYIDVIHSKTLDMDRMIDDLFLYSKLDQEQERFDFEAVPLQEFYRQTINELCMEYESAGVRLTGDYEAGTGAVATMDAQKIKRVILNIVGNSVKFMDKQNPTIHVHFGQQAGEWVIAVTDNGPGMDPSELEQIFDRFYRGDVNRNQNVAGTGLGLAIAKQIVRHHGGMIYAKSEPGRFMTVMFTIPMVQNRT, encoded by the coding sequence ATGTCCATTCGGCTTAAGCTTATTTTAACGTATATAATCGGCATCATCCTGACTGCAGTCATCGTTACGGCGACCGGGATCGGTGTCGTCACGGCCTTCCTATCTTATTTCGCGAATAGTATTGTAAAGGAACAGACTGCAGGGGACGCGATCCATCGAGGCATCGATCTGTTCGTAGACCTGCGTTATGCGGAGCGGTATATGCCAGAAGAGCTGGCGTCCCCCTCGTTCGCTGAACAAATTGGAGATCGGCTGGAGCCGTTCGGGGGCTTCGTTGTTGTTCAGCAGGGAGATCAATGGGCAAGCTACGGTAAATTGAGAGAAGGGGAAGCGTTCCTGGCGCAGATGCAGAAGAACATTTCAACTGCTGGGAAGCATGCGGACGAGGCGTTCGTGATGAGTGAGTGGAAGGGCCGCAATCTGCTCTCCGTGCGCTACGATTTTCCTGGAATGGACGATCCCTTATCGTATTATCTCATCGCCGATGTGACGGAGACGGGGACCAGGGACAACCAGTTCCACATCCTCGTATTTCTAGTCATTGCGGTTATATTCGGTATTATTCTGGTTCCGTTGATCTGGATCACGACGAAGGATATCGTAAGGCCGCTGCGGCAGCTCGAGCAGGGCTCCCGCCGTATCGCGGAAGGGGATCTGAACTTCAGTCTGCACTCGGAGGTTCGCAACGAGGTGGGTAGCGTCATTCGCTCGTACGAGAAGATGCGCAGTGAGCTGCAGCGGGCGATCGGCGCCCAGTTGGCGATGGAAGAGAGCCGCAAACAGCTGATTTCGAATATTTCGCATGATCTGAAGACGCCGCTGACCTCGATTAAGGGATATGTGGAGGGAATTCGGGAGGGCGTAGCGAATGATCCGGAGAAGCTGAGAAAGTATATTGACGTAATTCATTCGAAGACGCTCGACATGGACCGAATGATTGACGACCTGTTCCTGTACTCCAAGCTGGATCAGGAGCAGGAGAGGTTCGACTTCGAAGCGGTGCCGCTCCAGGAGTTCTATCGGCAAACGATAAATGAGCTGTGCATGGAGTACGAGAGCGCCGGCGTTCGTTTGACGGGCGATTACGAGGCGGGGACGGGCGCTGTCGCGACGATGGATGCCCAGAAGATCAAGCGCGTCATCCTCAACATTGTCGGCAATTCGGTGAAATTTATGGATAAACAGAATCCAACGATCCACGTTCATTTCGGCCAGCAAGCGGGGGAATGGGTTATTGCGGTGACGGACAACGGACCCGGGATGGATCCAAGCGAGCTGGAGCAAATCTTTGACCGTTTCTACCGCGGGGATGTAAACCGGAATCAGAACGTGGCTGGCACGGGATTGGGCCTGGCGATCGCGAAGCAGATTGTCCGGCACCATGGTGGCATGATTTATGCAAAAAGCGAGCCGGGGCGGTTCATGACTGTGATGTTTACCATCCCGATGGTTCAGAATAGAACGTGA